The following are encoded in a window of Chloracidobacterium sp. genomic DNA:
- a CDS encoding CoA-binding protein — translation MGILVDENTHVVVQGITGREGSFVTREMLRYGTKVLAGVTPGKGGEEVHGVPVYDTLKQALAAHPTINTSLVYVPPLSAKDAAIEAISNGIRLVNIITERVPIHDTADLYSYAVSKGARVVGPTSVGILTPGKCKLGPIGGTNPDFQFKPGRIGIVSKSGSMTSETAWVLCQAGFGISTALSVGGDVIACSTFADILPLFEADPETDAVVMFGEPGGVYEEQAAQLVKDGGFTKPLIAFIAGKFADAMPSGITFGHAGAIMERGMGSPRQKVEALRAAGVWVADVHHEIATLVAEALKQRATTT, via the coding sequence ATGGGCATTTTGGTTGATGAAAATACCCACGTCGTTGTTCAGGGAATCACGGGGCGGGAAGGATCGTTCGTGACGCGGGAAATGCTGCGTTACGGTACCAAGGTGCTGGCCGGCGTGACGCCAGGTAAGGGCGGCGAGGAAGTTCACGGCGTACCGGTTTACGACACGCTCAAGCAGGCGTTGGCTGCGCACCCGACCATTAATACTTCGCTCGTATACGTCCCGCCGCTTTCCGCCAAGGACGCCGCCATTGAAGCCATCAGCAACGGCATCCGGCTGGTCAACATCATCACGGAGCGCGTCCCCATCCACGATACGGCCGACCTGTACTCCTACGCCGTCAGCAAGGGGGCGCGCGTCGTTGGGCCGACCTCGGTCGGCATCCTAACGCCCGGTAAATGCAAGCTTGGTCCGATTGGGGGCACCAACCCGGACTTTCAGTTCAAGCCGGGCAGGATTGGCATTGTGAGTAAATCCGGCTCGATGACGAGCGAAACGGCGTGGGTGTTGTGCCAGGCCGGTTTTGGGATCAGCACGGCGCTAAGCGTCGGCGGGGATGTCATCGCCTGCTCAACCTTTGCCGACATTCTGCCCCTGTTTGAGGCCGACCCGGAAACCGACGCCGTTGTGATGTTCGGCGAACCGGGTGGCGTTTACGAAGAACAGGCGGCGCAGTTAGTCAAGGATGGGGGCTTCACCAAACCGCTCATCGCCTTCATCGCCGGCAAGTTCGCCGACGCAATGCCGTCTGGGATCACTTTCGGGCACGCTGGGGCGATTATGGAGCGCGGCATGGGGAGTCCGCGTCAAAAGGTCGAGGCGCTGCGCGCCGCCGGCGTCTGGGTCGCTGACGTTCACCATGAAATCGCAACGCTAGTAGCCGAGGCTTTGAAGCAACGTGCCACGACGACCTGA
- a CDS encoding TonB-dependent receptor, whose translation MPAVWKLTRAADHWSAAWFCFVVLTLGWIGPAWAQGTTSRLTGTVRDPSGALVAGARVTLTNEGTNAVFETQTGESGVYVFDSVQVGVYTVMVEAAGFKKLVLRGNAVNVGQPTTVNATLEIGGTEEVVEVTGAAERIQTSSSGNLGNLVERQVIVALPIVGARGRNPLDFINFQPGVVVGANTGGGVHVHGARDRAVNFTLDGVDTNETSAGGSNFSPTRVNPDALAEFRVITSNPSAENGRSSGAQVNMITRSGTNEFHGTGFWFYQTPGFNANEYENNLNGIAKRQFVQHIGGGSLGGPIIRNRLFFFTNVQVLRASEGRPVTRIVYTQAARQGLFRYVIGGRNLPFGATGASVDANGNPVPGLSIGTYNIGMMDPQGLGLDPTIRRVIDLTPLPNNFAVGDGLNTAGFLFNARGQEQQEDYTVKVDYIISDRQTVFARVSWGRQDSLGDFANAGPAAFPNTPRLVDTRRSPRNVAINHRWSPASNITNEFVVGLNRFTFSFDNPDPNFANNPPITFNDITTPISNLAPVINRRALTTFQFVDNFTYVRGAHTIKAGMNLRFGRHIDRRTSVAGLNTQPSVNFSTAINTVSVTAFSIPGNINTAFDLPLLQRTINNLLGRVGRISQAFVSIGDRYGPPGTIFTADARYPEYDLYLQDTWRLRPNLVVDYGVRWEGRPAMREPNRLAVPNVPLYFGAAPTNTAAWFNGKPFADDWNNFGPSVGVAWDPFGDGKTSVRVNYRLAYDRLNTFVTSSFILPTVPGATLGVNNDAFGQGGGRLRNLPTLAPPAGVSPDALRQPPAFSVNSITAFDPRYRTPKVHQWALSVQRDLGWNLVLEVNYIGRHGNGLLSGYNANQVKIFENGFLEAFNIMRPCAVSGTFTPACNSPLINALLGSPTGSQTTINNFRGSLTTNNVAGLAVSLAQQVGANLPARGFSPFFFFDFPQYTGGLFIIDNYDFSNYHAGEVQLSRRFRDGLSFQVSYTFAKSLDTRSFDPTFTVAASGNVQSASSTPFDLRNRRINYARSDFDRTHSLQGNFVWELPFGRGRQYANNLNPVIDQVIGGWMVAGIVRLTSGRPFTVFSGANTLSNAVQSFADCNGCSRSLGSVRQEAGTNFYFTADERARFSIPAPGTLGNTGRNFFTGPGFFQLDLTVAKSFRIVEGVNLQYRLEMQNATNTPSFAFPTAVVTAATFGRIRDGVVSSARRIQMALKLTF comes from the coding sequence ATGCCCGCTGTCTGGAAGCTCACTCGCGCGGCCGATCATTGGTCAGCCGCTTGGTTTTGCTTTGTCGTCCTGACGCTTGGCTGGATCGGCCCGGCGTGGGCGCAGGGTACGACGTCGCGTCTTACGGGGACGGTGCGCGACCCATCCGGCGCGCTTGTCGCCGGCGCGCGCGTCACCCTTACCAATGAAGGCACCAACGCCGTTTTTGAGACCCAAACTGGAGAAAGCGGCGTGTATGTCTTTGATTCCGTTCAAGTCGGCGTCTATACGGTGATGGTGGAAGCCGCCGGCTTCAAGAAGTTGGTACTGAGGGGAAACGCCGTCAATGTCGGCCAGCCCACGACGGTCAACGCGACGCTTGAGATCGGCGGCACGGAGGAAGTTGTAGAGGTCACTGGTGCGGCCGAACGAATTCAGACGAGCAGTTCCGGCAACTTGGGTAACCTTGTCGAGCGGCAGGTGATCGTCGCCCTCCCCATTGTTGGCGCGCGCGGGCGCAATCCGCTTGACTTTATCAACTTTCAACCGGGCGTCGTCGTCGGGGCGAACACCGGCGGCGGCGTTCACGTCCACGGGGCGCGCGACCGCGCCGTGAACTTCACGCTTGACGGCGTTGACACGAATGAAACGAGCGCCGGCGGCTCGAATTTCTCGCCGACGCGCGTCAACCCGGATGCGCTGGCCGAGTTCCGCGTCATCACCAGCAACCCGTCGGCTGAAAACGGCCGCAGCAGCGGGGCGCAGGTCAACATGATCACCCGTTCGGGAACGAACGAGTTTCATGGCACGGGGTTTTGGTTCTACCAAACGCCGGGGTTTAACGCGAACGAGTACGAAAACAACCTCAACGGCATCGCCAAGCGCCAGTTTGTTCAGCATATCGGCGGCGGCAGCCTTGGCGGCCCAATTATTCGCAACCGGCTGTTTTTCTTTACCAACGTGCAGGTGTTGCGGGCGAGCGAGGGGCGGCCGGTAACGCGCATCGTCTACACGCAGGCGGCGCGGCAGGGGCTGTTTCGCTACGTCATCGGCGGGCGCAACCTCCCGTTCGGCGCCACGGGCGCGTCGGTGGACGCCAATGGCAATCCCGTGCCGGGTCTCAGCATCGGGACGTACAACATCGGCATGATGGACCCGCAGGGACTTGGGCTTGACCCAACCATTCGGCGCGTCATTGACCTGACGCCGCTGCCGAACAACTTCGCCGTCGGCGACGGCCTCAATACGGCCGGTTTCCTCTTCAACGCGCGCGGACAGGAGCAGCAAGAGGATTACACTGTGAAGGTGGATTACATCATTAGCGACCGCCAGACGGTGTTTGCGCGCGTCTCCTGGGGAAGGCAGGACTCACTCGGCGACTTCGCCAACGCCGGCCCGGCGGCGTTTCCCAATACGCCGCGTCTTGTGGACACGCGCCGGTCGCCCCGCAACGTCGCCATCAACCATCGGTGGTCGCCAGCCAGCAACATCACCAATGAGTTCGTGGTCGGTCTGAATCGTTTCACGTTCAGCTTCGACAACCCCGATCCGAACTTCGCCAACAACCCGCCAATCACGTTCAACGACATCACGACGCCGATTTCCAACCTTGCCCCGGTCATCAACCGGCGTGCGCTGACGACCTTTCAGTTCGTGGATAACTTCACCTACGTACGCGGCGCGCACACCATCAAAGCCGGCATGAATCTGCGCTTTGGACGGCATATTGACCGGCGGACCTCCGTCGCGGGCCTCAACACCCAGCCTTCGGTCAACTTCAGTACGGCGATCAACACGGTCAGCGTCACTGCTTTCAGCATTCCGGGGAATATCAACACGGCGTTTGATCTGCCGCTGCTTCAGCGCACCATCAATAATCTGCTGGGGCGGGTGGGGCGCATCTCGCAGGCGTTTGTCTCAATTGGCGACCGGTACGGCCCGCCCGGCACGATTTTCACCGCCGATGCGCGTTACCCGGAATACGACCTGTACCTCCAGGATACATGGCGTTTGCGTCCAAATTTGGTCGTAGATTACGGCGTGCGGTGGGAGGGACGCCCCGCGATGCGCGAGCCAAATCGGTTGGCTGTACCGAATGTTCCGCTGTATTTCGGTGCTGCGCCGACCAATACCGCCGCGTGGTTCAACGGTAAGCCCTTCGCCGACGACTGGAACAACTTCGGGCCGAGCGTTGGCGTGGCTTGGGATCCTTTCGGCGATGGGAAGACCTCAGTGCGCGTCAACTATCGCTTAGCGTATGACCGACTCAACACGTTTGTGACCTCGTCGTTTATCCTGCCGACTGTGCCAGGCGCGACGTTAGGCGTCAACAATGACGCCTTTGGGCAGGGTGGCGGGCGGTTGCGCAACCTGCCGACGCTGGCTCCACCGGCGGGCGTGTCGCCGGATGCGCTGCGGCAGCCGCCGGCCTTTTCGGTCAACAGCATCACGGCGTTTGACCCACGCTACCGGACGCCGAAAGTTCACCAGTGGGCGTTGAGCGTGCAGCGTGATCTGGGTTGGAACCTGGTGCTGGAAGTCAACTACATCGGCCGGCATGGGAACGGGCTGCTGAGCGGCTACAACGCCAATCAGGTAAAAATCTTTGAAAATGGCTTCCTGGAGGCGTTCAACATCATGCGCCCCTGCGCCGTGTCCGGGACGTTTACGCCGGCCTGCAATAGTCCGCTCATCAACGCGCTGCTAGGCAGTCCGACCGGTTCGCAGACGACCATCAACAACTTTCGCGGCAGCCTGACGACGAACAACGTCGCCGGCTTAGCCGTTTCACTAGCGCAGCAGGTCGGCGCGAATTTGCCGGCGCGCGGCTTTTCACCGTTTTTCTTCTTTGATTTTCCGCAGTACACCGGCGGGTTGTTCATCATTGACAACTACGACTTCTCCAACTACCACGCCGGTGAGGTGCAGCTGTCACGGCGCTTCCGCGATGGGCTGAGCTTCCAAGTAAGCTACACCTTTGCGAAGTCGCTCGACACGCGGTCGTTTGACCCAACCTTCACGGTGGCGGCGAGCGGCAACGTGCAATCGGCGTCGAGTACGCCGTTCGATCTGCGCAACCGGCGCATCAACTATGCCCGCTCAGATTTTGACCGGACGCACTCGCTGCAGGGCAACTTCGTATGGGAGTTGCCGTTTGGGCGCGGGCGGCAGTACGCCAACAATCTCAATCCGGTGATTGATCAGGTCATCGGCGGGTGGATGGTCGCCGGTATCGTCCGGCTCACGTCGGGACGGCCGTTCACAGTCTTTTCCGGCGCGAATACGCTCAGCAACGCCGTGCAGTCGTTCGCCGACTGCAACGGCTGTTCGCGGTCGCTCGGTTCGGTACGGCAGGAAGCCGGAACGAACTTCTACTTCACAGCGGATGAACGCGCGCGGTTTAGCATCCCCGCGCCTGGAACCTTAGGCAACACCGGGCGCAACTTCTTCACCGGGCCAGGCTTTTTCCAGCTTGACCTGACGGTGGCCAAGTCATTCCGCATCGTGGAAGGCGTCAATCTCCAGTATCGGCTGGAAATGCAGAACGCGACGAATACACCGTCGTTTGCGTTCCCAACCGCCGTGGTGACAGCGGCGACCTTCGGGCGTATCCGGGACGGCGTGGTTAGTAGTGCGCGCCGGATTCAGATGGCGCTGAAGTTGACATTCTGA
- a CDS encoding ribbon-helix-helix domain-containing protein, whose amino-acid sequence MPGPEERKVVIIERKDDTPPAGPLPNPPSDEPKGTIEEITSSVRELARTLPESISRLPGSIGAAIQQALASRDLNVTVHLSEDALRSIEMLVQAGIFANRSEAAAYLIGEGIAAKRELFEQVTEKIIQIEKLKSELRSLARRS is encoded by the coding sequence ATGCCGGGACCTGAGGAGCGCAAGGTTGTCATTATTGAACGAAAAGACGATACGCCGCCGGCCGGCCCCTTGCCGAATCCGCCGAGCGACGAGCCGAAGGGAACGATTGAGGAAATCACCAGTTCTGTCCGTGAACTGGCGCGGACGCTGCCGGAGTCCATCAGTCGGTTGCCGGGTTCCATCGGGGCGGCGATTCAGCAGGCGCTGGCTAGCCGCGACTTGAACGTGACCGTGCACCTGTCCGAAGACGCCCTGCGTTCGATTGAGATGCTTGTCCAAGCAGGAATTTTTGCCAACCGCTCGGAAGCGGCGGCCTACTTGATTGGCGAGGGAATCGCCGCCAAACGCGAACTCTTTGAGCAGGTGACGGAAAAGATCATCCAGATTGAGAAACTTAAGTCGGAGCTGCGGTCATTAGCGAGGCGTTCATAA
- the ubiA gene encoding putative 4-hydroxybenzoate polyprenyltransferase gives MSTVLRDVKITCEMIKIEHTLFALPFAFLGAFLAARGLPSPAQMAWITVAMVGARSAAMAFNRLVDEKYDAANPRTAGRALPAGLVSRQFVVAFTVVSAALFILAAAMLNRLALWLSPVALGSVLLYSYTKRFTALSHIVLGWCLAIAPAGAWIAVRGTLEGTAVLLSLCVLLWTAGFDILYACQDYDFDRQHPELHSLPKRLGVARAMAVARGLHAAMFFSLVALVAVTKLGWLAVGGVLATGGLLIHQHRLVSPTDLSRLDAAFFTTNAFVSVILFLTLGADAAFLSR, from the coding sequence ATGTCCACGGTTCTGCGCGATGTCAAAATCACCTGTGAAATGATCAAGATCGAGCATACGCTGTTTGCTCTGCCGTTCGCCTTTCTAGGGGCCTTTCTAGCGGCGCGCGGGCTACCCAGTCCGGCGCAGATGGCCTGGATTACGGTGGCGATGGTTGGAGCGCGGAGCGCGGCGATGGCCTTCAACCGTTTGGTGGATGAAAAGTATGACGCCGCCAACCCCCGTACGGCCGGCCGCGCCCTCCCAGCCGGACTAGTCAGCCGCCAATTTGTCGTGGCGTTTACGGTGGTTTCAGCAGCGCTATTCATCTTGGCGGCGGCGATGCTCAACCGTCTCGCGCTGTGGCTGTCACCCGTCGCGCTGGGATCAGTGCTGTTGTACTCCTACACCAAACGCTTCACAGCATTGTCGCACATTGTTTTGGGTTGGTGTTTGGCGATCGCCCCGGCTGGTGCGTGGATCGCCGTCCGGGGGACCCTGGAGGGAACGGCCGTGCTGTTGTCGCTGTGCGTCCTCCTATGGACGGCCGGCTTCGACATTCTTTACGCCTGTCAGGACTATGACTTTGATCGGCAGCACCCAGAGTTACACTCCCTGCCAAAGCGCCTTGGCGTCGCGCGGGCGATGGCGGTCGCACGCGGACTCCATGCCGCGATGTTTTTTAGTCTTGTCGCGCTTGTCGCTGTCACCAAGCTAGGATGGCTTGCCGTTGGCGGCGTTTTGGCGACCGGCGGCTTGTTGATCCATCAGCACCGGCTGGTGAGCCCAACCGATCTTTCCCGTCTGGACGCCGCGTTTTTTACGACCAACGCCTTCGTCAGCGTCATTCTGTTTCTAACGCTGGGCGCTGACGCGGCCTTTCTGAGTCGTTAG
- a CDS encoding 1-acyl-sn-glycerol-3-phosphate acyltransferase: MLWVIKVIVHALFRVFFTLEYTGVENVPLTGAVILAGNHPSYLDPVLISLPIRRRIRFVAWDRLFTIPVLGPLIRFLGAFPVDTARRDQQAFLQALQVLRDGEALGIFPEAGLSKEGRMNALLKSGAARLALAAQCPLVPVTIAGARAAWPRGQWLPLPRKITVKYHPPLQPPTTAGVPAEAEPALARALTEELRQAIERRLIPALKVGAKRAERYSRPASALRSYEYVPFVVWLASFGLVGLHQTPTLPTAAYLAYVLLDIWALPQTRLTKVLRDLALPVWLAASYPWAVATFVAPEAQARFLDAKAWLLGLVMASVLFPFHWTSYYAAQRFLRGLAVGYLALWGLETLRPDGVGYGPHVLWLSFTVAYALGVRHRHWLWVTVGALGYLTLFWQLSPEHWPPDMLYYVGVGAAAFGYVRVVKFTAHDGRLV, translated from the coding sequence TTGCTTTGGGTCATCAAGGTCATTGTTCACGCGCTCTTTCGCGTGTTTTTTACGCTCGAATACACGGGCGTTGAAAACGTCCCACTGACTGGTGCAGTCATTCTGGCCGGCAATCATCCCAGCTATCTCGATCCGGTACTCATCTCCTTGCCCATTCGGCGGCGGATTCGCTTCGTTGCTTGGGATCGGCTGTTCACCATTCCGGTGTTGGGTCCGTTGATTCGTTTTCTCGGCGCGTTTCCTGTGGATACGGCTCGCCGCGATCAGCAGGCTTTTCTCCAAGCCCTGCAAGTGCTGCGTGACGGCGAGGCGCTGGGGATTTTTCCCGAAGCCGGCCTCTCCAAGGAAGGACGTATGAACGCCCTACTCAAGTCAGGCGCGGCGCGGTTAGCGCTCGCGGCGCAGTGTCCGCTCGTGCCGGTGACAATCGCTGGGGCGCGCGCCGCCTGGCCGCGCGGACAGTGGTTGCCGCTGCCGCGCAAGATCACGGTCAAGTACCACCCACCGCTTCAGCCGCCCACAACGGCCGGCGTTCCGGCGGAAGCGGAGCCGGCGCTTGCCCGCGCGCTGACCGAAGAACTCCGACAAGCGATTGAGCGCCGCCTCATTCCGGCGTTGAAGGTCGGCGCGAAGCGAGCGGAACGGTACAGTCGTCCGGCGTCAGCGCTGCGTTCGTACGAGTATGTCCCTTTCGTCGTCTGGCTGGCGAGCTTTGGGTTGGTTGGGCTACATCAGACGCCGACGCTGCCGACGGCGGCCTACTTGGCGTATGTCTTGCTTGATATTTGGGCGCTGCCCCAAACGCGACTGACCAAAGTGCTGCGGGATTTGGCGCTGCCGGTCTGGTTGGCGGCGAGTTACCCATGGGCGGTGGCGACGTTTGTTGCGCCGGAGGCGCAAGCGCGCTTCCTGGACGCCAAGGCGTGGCTGTTGGGGTTGGTCATGGCGAGCGTCTTGTTTCCGTTCCACTGGACAAGCTACTACGCCGCCCAGCGTTTTCTGCGTGGGTTAGCGGTAGGCTACTTGGCGCTGTGGGGACTGGAAACGCTGCGTCCCGACGGCGTGGGCTATGGCCCACATGTGTTGTGGCTGTCCTTCACGGTCGCGTATGCTCTAGGCGTTCGCCACCGGCATTGGTTGTGGGTGACGGTTGGGGCGCTCGGCTATCTGACGCTATTTTGGCAACTTTCACCCGAACACTGGCCGCCGGATATGCTTTACTATGTTGGCGTTGGGGCGGCGGCGTTTGGGTATGTGCGCGTCGTCAAGTTCACCGCGCACGACGGCCGATTGGTGTGA
- the cdaA gene encoding diadenylate cyclase CdaA, translating into MTTLLHWLGQSWLASVIDLVLVFLVVYEVLKLLKGTRAAQIALGIALVALLYQASHWLRLPTLEFVIRHSLLYVGFAVVVLFQNEIRTAFARFGRNIRLPALFGWRTPKSPAAQYEDVLLAVTTFAAKKTGALIVFERQDNLDEYIARGVRLDAVVGYDLLVNLFNPEAPLHDGAVIIRQGRIAAASCFLPLTLNPRLSKDTGTRHRSAIGITEETDAFVIVVSEETGLVSCVEGGQIKRGLGIREVRALLSRAMNAAEGAPPPARRRRRRTLVVEDTSSVDYVTADAPSETSETPVASTPALVGEGRVSRVSERGALDVAAIWRQGRHWGAWLGERCHTLLVENFTLKLIAAVITSALWLSATKQDAIPFVLRGVPITYQGLREDLVIANSNEVQEVTLRVRGPRDVVERLRPESFVVTVPLAGKNPGERVILLREDARIEKPANVEILEIEPARITLSLERQVYREVEIKPNFRGALPVDREIAEYQVSPPTTKLRGPESQVYALQAVGTETIWLNVHDQSFVERYKVDVKDPRIEIVGAQEVEVKVTIRPVIVRRRLDVILDVPGTPPVRLEVMVEGPKSVVEKLRGRDFQAALSEALVSEHPPRRAVVVTPPPEVAGQVQIIAVTPSEVVNRLPQRD; encoded by the coding sequence ATGACGACACTCCTGCACTGGCTTGGTCAATCATGGTTGGCGTCCGTCATTGATCTGGTTCTGGTCTTTCTGGTCGTCTATGAGGTGCTCAAGCTCCTGAAGGGCACGCGGGCGGCGCAGATTGCGCTGGGTATTGCGCTGGTGGCGCTGCTGTATCAGGCGTCCCACTGGCTGCGTCTGCCGACGCTGGAATTCGTCATTCGTCACAGCCTGCTCTACGTTGGTTTCGCCGTCGTCGTGTTGTTCCAGAACGAAATTCGTACGGCGTTTGCGCGCTTTGGGCGGAACATCCGCCTACCGGCGCTGTTCGGATGGCGGACGCCGAAGTCGCCGGCGGCGCAGTATGAAGACGTGCTGCTGGCGGTGACAACCTTTGCAGCGAAAAAGACCGGCGCACTCATTGTGTTTGAACGGCAGGATAATCTGGATGAATACATCGCGCGCGGCGTTCGGCTCGACGCCGTGGTCGGCTATGACCTGCTCGTCAACCTGTTCAACCCGGAGGCGCCGCTGCACGACGGCGCGGTCATTATTCGGCAAGGACGTATCGCCGCCGCGAGCTGCTTTCTGCCGCTGACCCTCAATCCACGGCTTTCCAAGGACACCGGCACGCGCCACCGCTCGGCGATTGGGATTACGGAAGAAACCGACGCTTTTGTGATTGTCGTCTCGGAAGAGACCGGTTTGGTGTCATGCGTCGAGGGTGGCCAGATCAAGCGCGGCCTTGGCATTCGGGAGGTTCGGGCGTTGTTGTCCCGCGCCATGAACGCCGCCGAAGGCGCGCCGCCCCCGGCGCGGCGGCGGCGACGACGAACCTTGGTGGTTGAGGACACCTCCAGTGTGGATTACGTCACCGCCGATGCGCCTAGCGAGACAAGCGAAACGCCGGTAGCCAGTACGCCGGCGCTGGTCGGTGAAGGGCGCGTTTCACGGGTCAGTGAACGTGGAGCGCTGGATGTCGCTGCAATTTGGCGTCAGGGACGACACTGGGGCGCGTGGTTAGGGGAGCGGTGTCACACCTTGTTGGTCGAGAATTTCACCCTGAAGCTCATTGCGGCCGTTATCACGAGCGCCTTGTGGCTGTCGGCGACGAAGCAGGACGCCATTCCATTTGTGTTGCGCGGCGTGCCCATCACCTACCAAGGGCTGCGGGAGGATTTGGTCATCGCCAACAGCAACGAGGTTCAGGAGGTGACGTTGCGCGTTCGCGGGCCGCGGGATGTCGTCGAGCGGTTGCGCCCGGAGTCCTTTGTCGTCACCGTCCCGCTGGCCGGCAAAAATCCCGGCGAGCGGGTCATTTTGCTGCGGGAAGATGCGCGCATTGAGAAACCGGCCAACGTAGAGATTCTGGAGATTGAACCGGCGCGGATTACCCTCAGTCTGGAGCGGCAGGTGTACCGTGAAGTGGAGATCAAGCCGAACTTTCGCGGGGCGCTGCCGGTGGATCGGGAAATCGCCGAGTATCAGGTTTCACCGCCGACGACGAAACTGCGCGGACCGGAATCGCAGGTGTACGCTCTGCAGGCCGTCGGGACCGAGACCATCTGGCTCAACGTTCACGACCAGTCGTTTGTCGAGCGGTACAAGGTGGATGTCAAGGACCCGCGGATTGAGATTGTCGGCGCGCAGGAAGTCGAGGTGAAGGTGACGATTCGCCCGGTCATCGTCCGCCGCCGGTTGGATGTCATTCTGGACGTACCGGGGACGCCGCCGGTGCGCCTTGAGGTGATGGTGGAGGGGCCGAAGTCCGTTGTGGAAAAGCTTCGTGGGCGGGATTTTCAGGCCGCGTTGAGCGAGGCGTTGGTGTCGGAGCATCCGCCTCGGCGGGCGGTGGTGGTGACGCCGCCGCCGGAAGTCGCCGGTCAAGTACAAATCATAGCGGTCACGCCAAGCGAAGTCGTCAACCGCCTACCGCAACGGGATTGA
- a CDS encoding acetate--CoA ligase family protein, with the protein MRYGTLLPDVSGRPVVAANCAPGRNASWSGGMNLYEYEGKSLLKKYGIRVPEGIFINAPQNTGSIEAFVEEVGEVAVKAQVLAGKRGKAGGIRFCKTAEGAELAVELLLNATIHGSESVGVLVEQRLSIVGEYYLALTFDGWYRAPVVMLSQQGGVDIEDIVKNNPEKIIIRPIDSIFGLPEWKAREIAAEAGFREERMRKMADLMVRAYRCFRENDVRLLEINPVIETPKMNFFAADAVVILDDDAMTRHRDFNYPPRGGLGRPLTERELQAKLIDQNDYRGVAGKYIELDGDIAMMSAGGGGSLTNMDALISYGGRPANYTEYGGNPPAEKVEKLTRVVLSKPGLTACWHVGAVANNTRVDITMEGFIAGLRAIRPPFPIVVRRGGPGWEEARAALERARDELHLDMTIFGPEMPMTESAKIVIQKSEEYKNKLRSLSC; encoded by the coding sequence GTGCGTTACGGTACACTACTGCCGGATGTTTCCGGCCGCCCGGTCGTCGCCGCCAACTGCGCGCCGGGGCGCAACGCAAGCTGGAGTGGGGGTATGAATCTCTACGAATACGAAGGCAAGTCGCTGCTCAAAAAGTATGGCATCCGCGTCCCGGAGGGCATCTTCATCAACGCGCCCCAGAACACCGGCAGTATCGAGGCTTTTGTAGAGGAAGTCGGTGAAGTCGCCGTCAAGGCGCAGGTGCTGGCTGGCAAGCGGGGCAAGGCCGGCGGCATCCGCTTCTGCAAAACGGCTGAAGGCGCAGAACTCGCTGTCGAATTACTTCTGAACGCCACCATCCATGGGTCGGAATCAGTAGGCGTCCTTGTTGAACAACGGCTTTCGATCGTTGGGGAGTATTACCTCGCTCTGACGTTTGACGGCTGGTACCGCGCTCCTGTCGTCATGCTGAGCCAACAAGGCGGCGTGGACATCGAGGACATTGTCAAAAACAATCCTGAAAAAATCATCATCCGTCCGATTGATTCCATCTTTGGGTTGCCGGAGTGGAAAGCCCGCGAGATTGCAGCTGAGGCTGGTTTCCGTGAGGAACGCATGCGGAAAATGGCCGACCTGATGGTACGCGCCTACCGTTGCTTCCGAGAAAACGATGTCCGACTGCTTGAAATCAATCCGGTCATTGAGACGCCAAAGATGAACTTTTTTGCGGCCGACGCGGTTGTGATCCTCGACGACGACGCCATGACGCGCCACCGCGACTTCAACTACCCACCACGCGGTGGTCTGGGGCGGCCGCTGACCGAGCGCGAACTCCAAGCCAAACTCATTGACCAGAATGATTACCGAGGCGTCGCCGGCAAATACATTGAACTCGACGGTGACATCGCCATGATGAGCGCCGGGGGCGGCGGCTCGCTGACGAATATGGACGCGCTCATCAGCTATGGCGGCCGTCCAGCCAACTACACCGAGTACGGCGGCAACCCACCGGCGGAGAAAGTCGAAAAACTAACGCGGGTTGTGTTGTCCAAGCCGGGCCTGACGGCGTGCTGGCACGTTGGCGCGGTCGCCAACAACACCCGTGTAGACATCACCATGGAAGGGTTTATCGCCGGGCTGCGCGCCATTCGGCCGCCCTTCCCAATTGTCGTCCGGCGCGGCGGCCCAGGCTGGGAGGAAGCGCGGGCGGCGCTGGAGCGAGCGCGGGACGAACTCCATCTGGATATGACGATCTTCGGCCCGGAAATGCCGATGACGGAAAGCGCCAAGATCGTCATTCAGAAGAGCGAGGAATACAAAAACAAGCTGCGCAGCCTGAGTTGCTAG